From the genome of Pukyongia salina, one region includes:
- a CDS encoding nucleoid-associated protein, translating to MINLYNAHIASLSIHRVGNKSRNEGILLSETAHEADDELTPLLKEFFLKPFRDKEENYFQFSHDTDLEFHELYKLVSEIFAAPDNAHEFSRKIARYLFDQSTHPHIKSGEVYVAYLEGLQIDNEKVDGIGIFKSELKQDFLQFSEKENQLIANLEQGINLNKLDKGALIFNVKKEEGYKILSVDSNRYDARYWLESFLGVDAFEDENFFTKKYLKFCQDFAKDVVLPAEDKKEEVLFMNRAVNHFAKNDQFEETAFVNEVIDNPDLIPEFRHYKTERAPKYSIEDLTTFPIANTAVTAARKKIRNVINLDTNIQIKMDFINPESAERFVEKGWDEEKQMYYYLVYFNQEQKS from the coding sequence ATGATCAACTTATACAATGCGCATATCGCTTCCTTGTCTATTCACCGTGTAGGAAATAAAAGCAGAAATGAAGGGATCCTTCTTTCCGAAACAGCCCATGAAGCGGATGACGAACTCACGCCTTTATTAAAAGAATTTTTTCTGAAGCCGTTTCGCGATAAGGAAGAGAATTACTTTCAGTTCTCGCATGATACCGACCTGGAATTTCACGAATTGTATAAGCTGGTTTCCGAAATTTTTGCAGCTCCCGATAATGCTCACGAGTTTAGTAGAAAGATCGCTCGATACCTGTTCGATCAATCCACCCACCCTCACATTAAAAGTGGCGAGGTGTATGTGGCCTACCTGGAAGGCCTTCAGATAGACAATGAGAAGGTGGATGGAATTGGCATCTTCAAATCGGAACTAAAACAGGATTTCCTGCAGTTTTCAGAAAAAGAAAACCAACTGATCGCGAATCTTGAACAGGGAATTAATTTGAACAAACTCGATAAAGGAGCGCTAATTTTCAATGTGAAAAAGGAGGAAGGCTATAAAATATTATCCGTAGACAGCAACCGCTACGATGCCCGCTATTGGCTGGAAAGTTTCCTGGGTGTAGATGCTTTCGAGGATGAGAATTTCTTTACTAAGAAATATCTGAAATTCTGCCAGGATTTTGCCAAGGATGTTGTCCTGCCTGCCGAGGACAAGAAAGAAGAAGTACTTTTTATGAACCGGGCCGTGAACCATTTTGCCAAAAATGATCAGTTTGAAGAAACTGCCTTCGTAAATGAGGTAATCGATAACCCGGATCTTATTCCCGAGTTCAGGCACTACAAAACAGAGCGAGCACCTAAGTATAGTATCGAGGACCTAACCACCTTCCCTATTGCGAACACTGCGGTTACTGCAGCCCGTAAAAAGATCAGGAATGTGATCAATCTCGATACGAATATTCAGATAAAAATGGATTTTATCAATCCAGAGAGCGCCGAACGATTTGTAGAGAAGGGTTGGGATGAAGAAAAACAAATGTACTACTACCTGGTGTACTTCAACCAGGAGCAGAAGTCGTAA
- a CDS encoding acyloxyacyl hydrolase has translation MKRLIYILILFFIPNVVINAQQDTTFVESKPMVIGINFDYAYLLKHSEFLREFNDSYPKSVAIDISKHLITKRSWDFCNCFPRVGVSVAYWNWDNPDVLGSGISTVGYLEPYMRTHKRTNLFFRAGLGGVFLSDPYDEVTNPLNLSYSTKFAFFLMIGAGINYRINDYLNMRFAAKYNHISNGGNSTPNKGLNFPSLSLGLNTSLSAVTFPEPSKNHDRKPPEERKRISIVHFSGWSNATVGDKDKFYVFGFSGNYSRWIGGRSALTFGTEWIFDLSRKEQLQVAGSDDSYLQGAGLFGHEFWLGKVTFSQVIGVYYYKPFRNTDDFYQRYGLSYSFTKHLFAGMNLKAHGHVADFFDFRLGYRF, from the coding sequence ATGAAGCGGCTTATTTATATCCTGATTCTGTTCTTTATCCCAAACGTTGTTATTAATGCGCAGCAAGATACTACCTTCGTTGAATCAAAACCAATGGTAATCGGGATAAATTTCGATTATGCCTATCTTCTTAAACATAGCGAGTTTCTAAGAGAATTTAACGATTCTTACCCCAAGTCGGTCGCCATTGACATCAGTAAGCATCTCATCACGAAGCGATCATGGGATTTTTGTAATTGTTTCCCCCGGGTGGGTGTTAGTGTTGCCTATTGGAATTGGGACAACCCGGACGTACTGGGTAGCGGAATAAGCACAGTTGGGTACCTGGAACCCTATATGAGAACCCATAAAAGGACGAATTTATTCTTTAGAGCTGGGTTAGGAGGTGTGTTCCTTAGCGATCCATACGACGAGGTTACCAATCCGCTGAACCTTTCTTACAGTACTAAGTTTGCATTTTTCCTAATGATTGGGGCAGGGATAAATTATCGTATCAACGATTATCTGAATATGCGTTTTGCCGCTAAATACAACCATATTTCCAATGGAGGCAATAGTACCCCGAATAAAGGATTGAATTTTCCTTCCCTAAGCCTGGGGCTGAATACCAGTTTATCGGCGGTCACCTTTCCCGAACCATCGAAAAATCACGATCGAAAACCACCTGAGGAACGAAAAAGGATCTCTATCGTTCATTTCTCAGGCTGGAGTAATGCCACCGTTGGTGATAAGGATAAATTCTATGTGTTCGGGTTTTCAGGTAATTACAGCAGATGGATAGGAGGGCGAAGTGCACTTACCTTCGGGACCGAATGGATCTTCGACCTTTCCCGAAAGGAACAATTACAAGTTGCGGGTTCGGATGATTCTTACTTGCAGGGGGCAGGGCTTTTCGGCCACGAATTCTGGCTTGGAAAAGTAACCTTTAGCCAGGTAATTGGTGTATACTACTACAAACCGTTCAGGAATACAGATGATTTTTATCAGCGTTACGGATTAAGCTACAGCTTTACCAAACATTTATTTGCCGGGATGAACTTGAAAGCCCACGGCCATGTGGCCGATTTTTTCGATTTCAGGCTAGGGTATCGATTTTAG
- a CDS encoding ABC transporter ATP-binding protein: MNTILTLNNLTKKFGPLTAVDDLSFSIEKGNVYGILGPNGSGKSTTLGIVLNVVNKSSGNFHWFDGSDSTHNALKKVGAIIERPNFYPYMTAVQNLALVCKIKGVSEDKIEEKLEIVGLKERQHSKFRTFSLGMKQRLAIASALLNDPEILILDEPTNGLDPQGIHQIREIITKIASEGTTILLASHLLDEVEKVCSHVVILRKGKSLYTGRVDNMIASHGFFVLQAENMEALEAELKSNDAFNSIKKEGESFVAYLKEPMSASEFNKEMHTKGISLSHLVKRKESLEEQFLEITKNLN, encoded by the coding sequence GTGAATACCATACTCACCCTTAACAATCTAACCAAGAAGTTTGGCCCTCTTACAGCCGTTGATGATCTTTCTTTCAGTATTGAAAAAGGGAATGTCTATGGAATTCTTGGACCAAATGGAAGCGGTAAATCCACTACGCTTGGAATCGTTTTGAACGTTGTAAATAAATCAAGCGGGAACTTTCACTGGTTCGACGGCTCCGATAGTACACACAACGCCTTAAAGAAGGTTGGCGCCATCATTGAGCGTCCTAACTTTTATCCTTATATGACAGCCGTACAGAATCTGGCATTAGTATGTAAGATCAAAGGAGTTTCGGAGGATAAGATCGAAGAGAAACTTGAAATTGTGGGGTTAAAAGAACGGCAACACAGTAAATTCAGAACATTTTCACTGGGGATGAAACAGCGATTGGCCATAGCTTCGGCCTTACTGAACGACCCGGAGATCCTGATCCTGGACGAGCCAACTAACGGACTGGATCCACAAGGAATTCATCAAATTAGAGAGATCATAACAAAAATTGCTTCGGAAGGAACCACCATTCTGCTCGCATCGCATTTACTGGACGAAGTAGAAAAAGTGTGTTCGCATGTGGTGATACTGAGGAAAGGTAAAAGCCTTTATACGGGGAGGGTGGATAATATGATCGCCAGCCATGGTTTCTTCGTTCTTCAGGCAGAAAATATGGAAGCTCTTGAGGCTGAATTGAAGTCGAACGATGCTTTTAATTCGATAAAAAAAGAAGGCGAGTCTTTTGTAGCCTACCTGAAGGAGCCTATGAGCGCTTCAGAATTCAATAAAGAGATGCATACCAAAGGAATTAGCTTGTCTCATTTGGTAAAACGAAAAGAAAGTCTTGAAGAGCAATTCCTGGAAATCACTAAAAATCTCAACTAA
- a CDS encoding ABC transporter permease yields MLRLLNIELHKLKYNKTVKVISIVYFALICCVALLVSIEFNFAGAKIRVADQGIFNFPFIWHFNAYIVAWLKIFFAVVIVSIVANEYSYRTLKQNLIDGLSKKEFLASKFLTVVLFSAVSTIFLFIVTLILGLIFSDYTEVGIVFSDLQYVGAYFLKLLCFFSFCMFLAILIKRSAFALGFLVLWQVIEGGIALLFQIIKIRSNGEINLFDSVYNFFPLDAMSDLIVEPFSRFGAVQSAANQLGEGFDKSYDVPWYSILITIGWTFIFIFWSYRILKRRDL; encoded by the coding sequence ATGCTACGATTACTCAATATCGAATTACATAAGTTAAAGTACAACAAGACCGTAAAGGTAATTTCTATTGTTTATTTCGCATTGATATGTTGTGTGGCACTGCTGGTGTCTATCGAATTCAATTTTGCCGGTGCGAAGATCAGGGTGGCCGATCAGGGCATTTTCAACTTTCCCTTTATCTGGCATTTCAATGCTTATATCGTTGCCTGGTTGAAAATTTTCTTTGCAGTGGTGATCGTATCAATAGTAGCGAACGAGTACAGTTATCGTACTCTCAAGCAAAACCTGATCGATGGACTTAGTAAAAAGGAATTTCTGGCTTCCAAGTTTCTAACTGTGGTGCTCTTTAGTGCTGTATCCACCATCTTCCTATTCATTGTAACACTCATCCTGGGATTGATCTTTTCAGATTATACAGAGGTTGGTATCGTTTTTAGTGACTTACAATATGTTGGAGCCTATTTCTTAAAATTACTGTGCTTCTTCAGTTTTTGTATGTTTCTGGCAATTTTGATAAAACGGTCAGCTTTTGCCCTGGGCTTTCTGGTATTATGGCAGGTTATCGAAGGTGGTATTGCCCTGCTGTTTCAGATCATAAAGATTAGATCCAATGGAGAAATTAATCTTTTTGATTCTGTATATAATTTTTTTCCGCTGGATGCCATGTCCGATCTTATCGTTGAACCTTTTTCCCGCTTTGGGGCCGTGCAATCTGCGGCCAATCAACTAGGGGAAGGATTCGATAAAAGTTATGATGTACCCTGGTATTCCATTCTTATTACTATAGGTTGGACATTCATTTTCATCTTCTGGTCCTATCGAATCCTTAAAAGACGCGATTTATAA
- a CDS encoding T9SS type B sorting domain-containing protein → MRFHPLLINSLCIILLLCPVFLSAQDDVSLFAQFNGRYDYLAFGNTMNIAENTGGNPPADCVILTESSADYSLGIGQTPVAALLYWAGVGTGDLDVELNGTPISAQRVFSYQLSAQYVYFAAYADVTDLIVATGPGTYTLSELDLTSEIQNYCTNTTNFAGWAINVIYQDLTLPLNQVNVFDGLEGVSAVNNELNIVIDNLLVLDNEGAKIGFTAWEGDESLANNETLQINGNIISNPPLNPANNQFNGTNSFTGNSDFYNMDLDFYDIENNIQPGDTMATITLTSSQDLVMINNVITVLNTELPDATISIDNVFGADECGDRDITVEYTVYNVNSTDILPANTPIAFYANTTLVGQAATMAALPIGGSESGSIDLSIPLSIPPDFELKAFVDDDGGGQGVVQELNEDNNGFIIDFHLLAFPVIPGLENLELCDVVGTELFDLTQATSLIDPVNTITYHTSEDDALNDINPIVNPTSYQNVSNPETIWIRVSNPDCFVVDSFEIEVIPCPLPDATIDILEPLYACRGREFTIHYVVFNLESTGPLPAGTPITFYIDNVIIAQSATQNVIPVDGSEEGSVTLDLSPDIPDEFLLFAMVDDVGNGTGIVEELNEFNNDNDSYTVFGSIPPLGTLPDLVACDEGFNMATFDLTEQNENISGDPDDLITYYTNEADAIAGINPIQDPENYTNSIDPQRIYVRLDNIICFTVGFFNIRTENCPPFIPEGFSPNEDNINDEFEISGLLNVFENFNLKIYSREGNLIYEGGNDDGFWSGIPNTGLLYREQLVPVGTYYYVLQLNDSQYPDAYLGFVYVNY, encoded by the coding sequence ATGAGATTTCACCCACTTTTAATCAACTCGCTCTGCATTATATTGCTACTTTGTCCTGTTTTCCTATCCGCACAGGATGATGTAAGCCTGTTCGCTCAATTTAACGGACGATACGATTATCTTGCTTTTGGAAACACCATGAATATTGCAGAGAATACCGGCGGAAACCCTCCGGCAGACTGTGTTATACTCACCGAAAGCAGTGCAGATTACAGCCTGGGTATCGGGCAAACCCCGGTAGCCGCCTTACTATATTGGGCAGGTGTTGGAACAGGAGACCTGGATGTGGAATTGAATGGCACTCCTATTTCGGCACAACGTGTTTTTAGTTATCAGTTAAGTGCGCAATACGTCTACTTCGCAGCTTATGCCGACGTCACCGATCTGATCGTTGCCACCGGGCCGGGAACCTATACGCTCTCGGAACTTGATCTTACCTCCGAAATACAGAATTATTGTACCAATACTACCAATTTTGCGGGCTGGGCTATAAATGTGATCTACCAGGATCTAACTCTACCGCTCAACCAGGTTAATGTGTTTGATGGCCTGGAAGGTGTTTCTGCCGTAAATAATGAACTGAATATCGTAATCGACAACCTATTGGTATTGGACAATGAAGGCGCTAAAATTGGTTTTACCGCATGGGAGGGTGATGAATCCCTTGCAAACAATGAAACTCTTCAGATTAACGGTAATATTATCAGCAACCCACCTCTGAATCCTGCAAACAATCAATTTAACGGAACTAATAGCTTTACAGGAAATTCGGATTTCTACAATATGGATCTGGATTTCTACGATATTGAGAACAATATTCAACCGGGAGATACTATGGCGACGATCACACTTACTTCCAGCCAGGATCTGGTGATGATCAATAACGTGATCACTGTACTTAACACCGAATTACCCGACGCCACCATAAGTATAGACAATGTATTTGGTGCGGACGAATGTGGCGACCGGGATATTACTGTAGAGTACACAGTATACAATGTTAATAGTACTGATATCCTCCCGGCAAATACCCCTATCGCTTTTTATGCCAATACCACGCTAGTGGGCCAGGCCGCTACCATGGCGGCTCTTCCTATAGGTGGATCGGAAAGCGGTAGCATCGACCTGTCTATTCCGCTTAGTATCCCACCCGATTTTGAATTGAAGGCGTTTGTAGATGATGATGGTGGTGGACAAGGGGTTGTACAGGAACTAAATGAGGACAATAACGGCTTCATTATCGATTTTCATTTATTGGCATTTCCCGTGATTCCAGGACTGGAAAACCTGGAATTATGCGATGTAGTGGGTACAGAACTCTTCGATCTCACCCAGGCTACTAGTTTGATCGATCCCGTAAATACTATAACTTATCACACTTCTGAAGACGACGCATTGAACGATATAAATCCTATTGTAAACCCCACCTCCTACCAGAACGTGAGTAACCCCGAAACGATCTGGATTCGGGTGTCGAACCCCGATTGTTTCGTCGTTGATAGTTTTGAGATCGAGGTGATCCCCTGCCCCTTACCCGATGCCACCATCGACATACTTGAACCATTATATGCCTGTCGCGGCCGAGAATTTACGATCCATTATGTAGTGTTTAATCTGGAATCTACAGGCCCACTTCCGGCAGGAACTCCTATTACTTTCTACATTGACAATGTGATCATCGCACAGTCCGCAACCCAGAACGTGATCCCGGTGGATGGCAGCGAGGAAGGATCGGTAACTCTTGATCTAAGCCCTGATATACCCGATGAATTCTTATTGTTCGCGATGGTAGATGATGTAGGGAATGGTACTGGGATCGTGGAAGAATTAAACGAATTTAATAATGATAATGACTCCTACACGGTTTTTGGAAGCATCCCGCCACTTGGAACTCTTCCAGACCTTGTTGCCTGTGATGAAGGCTTTAATATGGCCACCTTCGATCTTACCGAACAAAATGAGAATATAAGTGGCGATCCGGATGATCTTATCACCTATTACACCAATGAGGCCGATGCTATTGCAGGGATAAATCCCATACAAGACCCAGAAAATTATACAAACAGCATCGATCCACAACGCATCTATGTGAGACTGGATAATATTATTTGTTTTACTGTTGGTTTCTTCAATATTAGAACCGAAAATTGCCCGCCATTTATTCCTGAAGGATTTTCTCCCAATGAGGATAATATCAACGACGAATTTGAAATAAGTGGTTTATTGAACGTATTTGAAAATTTCAATCTGAAGATCTACAGCCGGGAAGGAAACTTGATCTACGAGGGTGGGAATGATGATGGATTCTGGTCTGGCATACCCAATACAGGATTGTTGTATCGTGAACAACTGGTCCCGGTGGGTACTTATTATTATGTGCTTCAGCTAAATGACTCCCAGTACCCGGATGCTTACCTTGGATTTGTGTATGTAAATTATTAA
- the uvrB gene encoding excinuclease ABC subunit UvrB — translation MRFEIVSDFTPTGDQPDAIQTLVDGLNDGEKYQTLLGVTGSGKTFTVANVVEQVQKPTLVLAHNKTLAAQLYSEFKQFFPHNAVEYFVSYYDYYQPEAYLPTSGTYIEKDLSINEEIEKLRLSTTSSLLSGRRDVIVVASVSCLYGIGNPVEFQKNVINLEQGQIISRTKLLHMLVQSLYSRTEAEFHNGRFRIKGDTVDVYPGYADDAYRIHFFGDEIEEIEAFNPDTNEVIEKFDRLNIYPANMFVTSPDILQNAIHAIQEDLVKQVDYFKEIGKHLEAKRLEERTNFDLEMIRELGYCSGIENYSRYLDQRLPGSRPFCLLDYFPDDFLMIVDESHVSIPQVGAMYGGDRSRKENLVEYGFRLPAAMDNRPLKFEEFEALQNQVIYVSATPADYELEKSGGVYVEQVIRPTGLLDPPIEVRPSLNQIDDLLEEIQLRVEQDERVLVTTLTKRMAEELTKYLTRIQIRCRYIHSDVDTLERVEIMQDLRLGLFDVLVGVNLLREGLDLPEVSLVAILDADKEGFLRSHRSLTQTVGRAARHINGKAIMYADKITRSMQATIDGTNYRREKQITYNSENNITPTAIKKSLENALTNKKTEKYTFDTAESLAAETENEYLTKPQIEKRIRDTRKEMEKSAKELDFLMAARLRDKIKSLQKQLEKVNAG, via the coding sequence ATGAGATTTGAAATTGTTTCTGATTTTACCCCAACAGGTGACCAGCCGGACGCTATCCAAACCCTGGTGGATGGATTGAATGATGGTGAGAAATATCAGACCCTTTTAGGGGTAACTGGAAGTGGAAAGACTTTTACCGTTGCCAACGTGGTGGAACAAGTTCAAAAACCAACTTTGGTACTTGCACATAACAAGACCCTGGCGGCACAGCTATATTCAGAATTCAAACAATTTTTTCCCCATAATGCGGTAGAATATTTTGTGTCTTATTATGACTACTATCAGCCGGAAGCTTATCTTCCTACCAGTGGAACATATATAGAAAAAGATCTTTCGATCAATGAAGAAATTGAGAAATTACGGTTAAGCACGACCTCATCGCTGTTATCAGGTAGAAGAGACGTGATCGTGGTGGCCTCGGTTTCCTGTTTATATGGTATTGGAAATCCGGTTGAATTTCAGAAGAACGTGATTAACCTGGAACAGGGACAAATAATATCAAGAACAAAGCTGCTACATATGCTGGTTCAGTCTTTGTATTCGAGAACAGAAGCCGAATTTCACAATGGCCGTTTCAGAATAAAAGGTGACACAGTAGATGTATATCCCGGCTATGCCGATGATGCCTACCGAATTCATTTCTTTGGTGATGAGATCGAAGAGATCGAAGCATTTAATCCGGACACCAATGAGGTGATTGAAAAATTTGACCGACTTAACATCTACCCGGCAAATATGTTCGTGACCTCACCGGACATCCTGCAGAACGCCATTCATGCGATTCAGGAAGATTTGGTGAAGCAGGTTGACTATTTCAAGGAGATAGGAAAGCACCTGGAAGCAAAACGCCTGGAGGAGCGAACTAATTTCGACCTTGAAATGATACGCGAATTGGGGTATTGCAGCGGTATTGAAAATTATTCGCGTTATCTCGACCAGCGACTTCCTGGATCTCGTCCCTTTTGCCTTTTAGATTATTTCCCGGATGATTTCCTGATGATCGTGGATGAAAGCCATGTATCCATCCCGCAGGTAGGTGCTATGTACGGAGGTGATAGATCGCGGAAGGAGAATCTTGTTGAATATGGTTTCCGATTACCGGCCGCCATGGATAATCGCCCCTTAAAATTTGAGGAATTTGAAGCACTTCAAAATCAAGTGATCTATGTTAGTGCCACTCCGGCCGACTACGAACTGGAAAAAAGCGGGGGCGTTTATGTGGAGCAAGTGATCAGGCCAACAGGACTCCTTGATCCGCCGATTGAAGTTAGACCAAGTTTAAATCAGATCGATGATCTGCTGGAGGAAATACAGCTACGGGTGGAACAGGATGAACGCGTTCTGGTAACTACCCTCACCAAGCGTATGGCAGAAGAACTGACAAAGTACCTTACCAGGATCCAGATACGCTGTCGCTATATCCATAGTGATGTAGACACCCTGGAGCGTGTTGAGATCATGCAGGATCTGCGATTAGGCTTGTTTGATGTACTAGTGGGAGTTAATTTATTAAGAGAAGGACTGGATCTGCCGGAGGTTTCTCTGGTAGCCATCCTGGATGCCGATAAGGAAGGTTTTTTACGTTCCCATCGATCCCTGACTCAAACTGTAGGTCGGGCTGCACGACATATAAATGGGAAGGCGATCATGTATGCCGATAAGATCACCAGAAGTATGCAGGCCACAATTGACGGAACGAATTACAGAAGGGAGAAGCAAATAACTTATAACAGCGAAAACAATATTACACCTACCGCAATAAAGAAATCCCTGGAGAATGCCCTAACAAATAAAAAGACGGAAAAATATACATTCGATACTGCGGAGTCTTTAGCTGCTGAAACCGAAAATGAATATCTCACAAAACCCCAGATCGAGAAAAGAATTCGCGACACACGAAAGGAAATGGAAAAGTCTGCCAAAGAACTTGACTTTTTGATGGCAGCCAGGTTGCGGGATAAAATAAAGTCGCTTCAGAAGCAATTGGAAAAAGTAAACGCAGGCTGA
- a CDS encoding GH3 family domain-containing protein, with protein MAILGSIIKGAIHLKDAISTEDPPQKAQFKVLNDLLNTAKDTAFGKYYGFEKILNEENIVKAFAEAIPYHDYNKITEEWWHRVQDGYEDITWPGKPGYFALSSGTTGKKSKRIPVTDDMISAIKGTGIKQVSALSNFELPADFFEKEIMMLGSSTNLNERDEFYEGEISGISAGNIPYWFEGYYKPGKEIARIDNWDERVATIAKKARDWDIGALSGIPSWMELMLKEVISYHKADTIHDIWPNLQVFTSGGVAFQPYEKSFNQLLAKPITIIDTYLASEGFLAYQQRPETTAMRLVTDNGIYFEFVPFEPDYINSDGSISQDAPVLSISEVEKDRDYVLIISTVSGAWRYLIGDTIAFTDVERAEIIITGRTKFFLNVVGSQLSVNKMETAIQELEEKFDIEIPEFTISAVNIDGEFYHHWYLGTEGSTSNEDLANALDSSLKDANKNYKVARNKALKGVKVTTVKPEVFYEWSAANKKKGGQVKMEQVMGEEKFSEWEEFVSNY; from the coding sequence ATGGCCATTCTCGGAAGTATTATAAAAGGGGCAATTCATTTAAAAGACGCAATTTCTACTGAAGATCCTCCTCAGAAAGCTCAGTTTAAAGTACTAAATGACCTTCTGAACACAGCAAAGGATACTGCGTTCGGAAAATACTATGGTTTCGAAAAGATCCTGAACGAAGAGAACATAGTAAAAGCTTTTGCCGAAGCAATACCGTACCATGATTATAACAAAATTACCGAAGAGTGGTGGCATAGGGTACAGGATGGTTATGAAGATATCACCTGGCCAGGGAAACCCGGCTATTTTGCCTTAAGTTCAGGGACAACAGGAAAAAAGAGTAAGCGGATACCGGTGACAGACGACATGATCAGTGCCATCAAGGGTACTGGTATCAAGCAGGTAAGTGCTTTGAGTAATTTCGAACTTCCGGCAGATTTTTTCGAGAAAGAGATCATGATGTTGGGAAGTTCAACCAATTTAAACGAGCGTGATGAATTCTATGAAGGTGAGATAAGTGGAATTAGCGCGGGTAACATCCCTTACTGGTTCGAGGGTTATTACAAGCCCGGGAAAGAAATTGCCAGGATAGACAATTGGGACGAACGAGTTGCGACCATCGCTAAAAAAGCCAGGGATTGGGATATAGGTGCCTTAAGCGGTATTCCATCGTGGATGGAACTCATGTTGAAAGAAGTGATAAGTTATCATAAGGCGGATACGATCCACGATATCTGGCCAAACCTTCAGGTGTTTACCAGTGGAGGAGTGGCATTCCAACCTTATGAAAAGAGTTTTAATCAGCTCCTGGCTAAACCAATAACTATCATAGATACTTATTTGGCTTCCGAAGGATTCCTGGCCTATCAGCAGCGCCCGGAAACCACCGCTATGCGGTTGGTTACCGATAATGGGATATACTTCGAATTCGTTCCCTTCGAGCCGGATTATATAAACTCCGACGGATCCATTAGTCAGGATGCCCCGGTGCTTTCTATCAGCGAAGTTGAAAAAGACCGGGATTATGTATTGATCATCAGTACGGTCTCTGGAGCATGGCGCTATTTGATCGGCGACACCATTGCCTTCACGGATGTGGAAAGAGCAGAGATAATCATCACAGGAAGAACCAAGTTCTTTCTCAATGTGGTTGGATCGCAATTATCTGTAAACAAGATGGAAACCGCCATACAGGAGTTGGAAGAGAAATTCGATATCGAGATTCCGGAATTCACCATTTCAGCTGTGAATATTGATGGCGAATTCTATCATCACTGGTATCTGGGCACCGAAGGTTCAACAAGTAACGAAGATCTGGCCAATGCCCTTGATTCTTCTTTAAAGGATGCAAATAAAAACTACAAGGTAGCCAGAAACAAGGCCTTGAAAGGTGTTAAAGTAACAACGGTAAAACCAGAAGTTTTTTACGAATGGAGTGCTGCTAACAAGAAAAAGGGTGGGCAAGTTAAAATGGAGCAAGTGATGGGTGAAGAGAAGTTTAGTGAATGGGAAGAATTTGTCTCAAATTATTGA
- the rluF gene encoding 23S rRNA pseudouridine(2604) synthase RluF, which produces MHHPESVRINKAISDNGYCSRRQADVLIEKGLVTINEEVATLGDRVMPEDVIKVNGEPITENENLVYIALNKPVGITCTTDRRIPGNVVDFIGHEERIFHVGRLDKPSEGLLLMTNDGDIVNKILRAGNRHEKEYIVKVDRPITPDFLKRMRNGVPILDTVTKKCEVEQISRYVFRIILVQGLNRQIRRMCEYLGYEVTELKRIRIMNIVLGDLKTGDWRDLTSEELQGLKAAVSESKNVPQVEREKATGGKRRRR; this is translated from the coding sequence ATGCATCATCCGGAATCCGTACGTATAAATAAAGCTATTAGTGACAACGGTTATTGTTCGAGAAGACAAGCAGATGTCCTTATCGAAAAAGGGCTGGTCACGATAAACGAAGAAGTAGCGACTCTGGGTGACCGGGTAATGCCTGAAGATGTGATCAAGGTAAATGGAGAACCTATCACTGAGAATGAGAACCTGGTCTACATTGCCTTAAACAAGCCTGTAGGTATCACCTGTACCACCGATAGGAGAATACCGGGAAATGTAGTAGACTTTATAGGGCACGAAGAGCGAATCTTTCATGTAGGGAGGTTGGATAAACCCAGTGAAGGGTTGCTTTTAATGACCAACGACGGGGATATAGTAAACAAAATACTTCGAGCGGGGAACCGCCATGAGAAGGAGTATATCGTTAAGGTGGATCGTCCCATTACTCCGGACTTTCTTAAACGTATGCGAAACGGTGTTCCTATATTAGATACGGTAACGAAAAAGTGTGAGGTTGAACAAATAAGCCGTTATGTTTTCAGGATCATTCTTGTTCAGGGATTGAATCGACAGATTAGGAGAATGTGCGAATATCTTGGTTATGAAGTAACCGAATTAAAACGAATACGGATCATGAATATAGTGTTGGGAGATCTAAAGACAGGAGACTGGCGTGATCTTACATCTGAAGAGCTTCAAGGTTTGAAAGCAGCGGTTTCCGAGTCGAAGAATGTACCTCAGGTGGAACGAGAAAAGGCTACGGGAGGCAAAAGGCGTAGGCGTTAG